In Acaryochloris marina S15, a single genomic region encodes these proteins:
- a CDS encoding dynamin family protein, which produces MSTFLDLTQLSATSLAQLDQAQHSRQKVAHHLEAMANTLSTAETEGATASGPLSLAPQVETLRSVADNLQQGIFRLVVLGDLKRGKSTLLNSLLGERLLPSDVNPCTAVLTVLKYGPQKQVTIHHLDDSPPEQIALEDFKQIYTIDPEEAKALASKDQAAFPNVSHAEIEYPLPLLQQGLELIDTPGLNDTEARNQLVFNFLQDCHAVLFVMDATQPCTLDERRYLQNTLKDRGITIFFLINAWDKVQSNLINPDDSEALASAEDRLRGVFHTHLADYCPHQYDQRVFEVSGLKALRSQLQNDPEALAQSGVPAFLDSLFKFLSQDRIQSELDYALHKAQMTHKQVWAAVSRRLPLLDEDLDLLKEKLVSVQSDFEQLQSIRDDFQTKIRQTRDQESQAIADSFKTYILNLEITFDEDFVAAQPDLEFLEFLDKNNRAVFYTSFKRAFERYMNDRLAAWEFIAKQDISRAFSELNEAADEYRVAYEQVVEVMNDKLLGNRFYAAGHRYDPKEVQLWADILKDVFEAIPGNMNGAVGQFNMFWQSVMQTALLVIILQVIGLVFSSLFLNIFAVLLVGTGVFVGQAEYVRQEFLKATRTEFAKYLPQIANEQWEPIHQSVQRCFETYEVKVIERINQDIASRQGELNNLVAQKESHSIQVEQESQRLQTLEKSLAEMVQEMEGDCQLKN; this is translated from the coding sequence ATGAGCACTTTTCTGGATCTCACCCAGTTGTCAGCCACATCCCTTGCTCAACTAGATCAAGCCCAGCATTCACGTCAGAAAGTGGCCCATCATCTGGAAGCCATGGCAAACACCTTGTCCACGGCGGAAACAGAAGGGGCCACCGCTTCAGGACCGTTAAGTTTAGCCCCGCAAGTGGAGACCCTTCGCAGTGTGGCGGACAACCTCCAGCAAGGGATTTTTCGGTTGGTGGTGTTAGGTGATTTGAAACGGGGGAAAAGTACGCTCTTAAATTCACTATTAGGGGAGCGATTATTGCCTAGCGATGTCAATCCCTGTACAGCAGTGTTGACGGTGCTCAAATATGGTCCCCAAAAGCAAGTCACCATCCACCATCTTGATGATTCGCCACCGGAGCAGATTGCTTTAGAGGACTTTAAGCAGATCTACACTATTGACCCTGAAGAGGCCAAAGCTTTGGCTTCTAAGGACCAGGCTGCTTTTCCCAATGTTAGTCATGCCGAGATTGAATATCCCCTTCCCTTGTTACAACAAGGTCTAGAGCTGATTGACACCCCAGGATTGAATGATACGGAAGCTCGTAATCAGCTCGTCTTCAATTTTTTGCAGGATTGCCATGCCGTGCTGTTTGTCATGGATGCGACTCAACCCTGCACGTTGGATGAGCGACGGTATTTGCAAAATACCCTGAAGGATCGGGGCATCACCATCTTTTTCTTGATTAATGCCTGGGATAAAGTTCAAAGCAATTTGATTAATCCTGACGATAGTGAGGCACTTGCCTCAGCAGAAGATCGGCTCCGAGGAGTTTTTCACACTCATTTGGCAGACTATTGCCCCCATCAATATGATCAGCGGGTCTTTGAGGTCTCGGGACTAAAGGCGTTGCGTTCTCAACTTCAAAACGACCCCGAAGCCCTAGCCCAGTCAGGCGTGCCAGCCTTTCTAGACAGTTTGTTCAAATTTCTTTCCCAGGATCGAATCCAGTCAGAGCTAGACTATGCCCTACACAAAGCTCAAATGACCCATAAACAAGTTTGGGCTGCGGTATCTCGCCGTTTACCCTTACTGGATGAAGACCTCGATCTCTTGAAGGAAAAACTGGTCTCAGTCCAGTCCGATTTCGAGCAACTGCAATCCATTCGGGATGACTTTCAAACGAAGATTCGCCAAACTCGCGATCAGGAATCCCAGGCCATCGCTGATTCCTTTAAGACTTATATTCTCAACCTAGAAATCACCTTTGACGAAGATTTCGTAGCCGCTCAACCGGATTTGGAGTTTCTGGAGTTTCTAGATAAGAATAATCGAGCGGTGTTTTACACCTCCTTTAAGCGGGCCTTTGAACGCTATATGAATGATCGCTTGGCAGCTTGGGAATTTATCGCCAAACAGGACATTAGCCGGGCCTTTTCTGAACTCAATGAAGCCGCTGACGAATATCGGGTGGCCTATGAACAGGTCGTGGAGGTGATGAATGACAAACTATTGGGAAATCGCTTTTATGCAGCGGGGCATCGCTATGACCCCAAGGAAGTCCAGCTCTGGGCCGATATTCTCAAGGATGTGTTCGAGGCGATTCCTGGCAATATGAATGGTGCCGTTGGCCAGTTCAACATGTTTTGGCAAAGCGTGATGCAAACCGCCCTACTTGTGATTATCTTACAGGTCATCGGCTTGGTATTTTCATCCCTATTTTTGAATATCTTCGCTGTGTTGTTAGTAGGAACCGGCGTTTTTGTTGGGCAAGCAGAATATGTCCGTCAGGAGTTCCTCAAAGCAACCCGTACGGAATTTGCCAAATACCTCCCCCAAATTGCCAATGAGCAATGGGAACCCATTCATCAATCCGTGCAACGGTGCTTCGAAACCTATGAGGTAAAAGTAATTGAGCGGATTAATCAAGATATTGCCAGTCGGCAAGGAGAACTGAATAATCTTGTCGCCCAGAAAGAATCGCATTCTATCCAGGTGGAGCAAGAAAGTCAGCGACTGCAAACCTTAGAAAAATCTCTGGCAGAGATGGTTCAAGAAATGGAAGGAGACTGTCAGCTTAAGAATTGA